Proteins encoded by one window of Aphidius gifuensis isolate YNYX2018 linkage group LG2, ASM1490517v1, whole genome shotgun sequence:
- the LOC122848151 gene encoding uncharacterized protein LOC122848151, which yields MMTAKRIRIKKDQHVSADDVDKKMDLINFLDNDSLAQIFMLLPIYERITMNEVCSKWKEACQLAWYDIKKYKCSDAIVRNYEKCILTQSYVEKILFNCGIYLKELILSRMCDSSIMPIIAEYCKNLTTLEFVKFGNDNTHRFVEAFTQLDQLKVVKIHISGDKFQFQMLNSLPKNINEIHLFFRPYRQFETPSLFSLRKFTNLRSLTIRNCDITGIIQEISKKTTLVNLDLQKCKTDDEIFTFNQLSNLEHLNIKRVFFMNSQSQNMLNPISDIFNTCKKLKHLKAPDFRGDLAKIKMENWVNLRNLVYLNIRWQASDAIIEKIIKYCNNLEFININELDTESIIKLTKLENFNHLDFCSKNDINKEVMVPILNNCKKLKHLGIYGGGRREASIFNDLPKLQYIEKLNLNFIYYLEYSAMFAIAKNCKLLKSLNLRGCNITSSAYIALTRLKHLKELSIEANENVKDNFIVKLRGIKSLDCNDCNKLTDAGVIQFIKNNPDLEFLNIRFNTKLTIDTIVAADEVSKNRTNDTFLSIESDRDLAEACIKSQWLIYRY from the exons ATGATGACTGCAAAAAGGATACGTATTAAAAAAGATCAACATGTCTCTGCAGATGATGTTGACAAGAAAATGGATCTCATCAACTTTCTTGATAATGATTCATTAGCACAAATATTCATGCTGCTGCCTATATATGAGAGAATAACTATGAATGAAG TTTGTtccaaatggaaagaggcctgtcaactagcttggtatgacattaaaaaatacaagtgtAGTGATGCAATTGTTcgtaattatgaaaaatgtattttaacacaatcatacgtagaaaaaatattattcaattgtggtatttatttaaaagaattgatTCTTTCAAGAATGTGTGACTCAAGTATCATGCCAATAATTGCTGAATActgcaaaaatttaacaacacttGAATTTGTCAAATTTGGAAATGATAATACTCATCGCTTCGTTGAAGCATTTACACAATTGGACCAATTAAAAGTcgttaaaatacatatatctggagataaatttcaatttcaaatgcTGAATAGTCttccaaaaaatataaatgaaattcatttattttttagaccTTATAGACAGTTTGAAACACCATCACTTTTT TCTTTGAGAAAATTTACCAATCTTCGAAGTTTGACAATACGTAATTGTGACATCACCGGCATTATCcaagaaatatcaaaaaaaacaacactcgTTAATCTTGATCTCCAAAAATGTAAGACTGACGATGagatttttacattcaatCAACTTTCAAACTTGGAACATCTCAACATTAAGCGCGTATTCTTCATGAATAGTCAATCGCAAAATATGTTAAATCCAATCAGtgatattttcaatacatGCAAAAAGCTAAAACATCTTAAGGCACCAGATTTTCGTGGTGATCtagctaaaattaaaatggaaaaCTGGGTGAACTTGAGAAACTTGGTATATCTAAATATCCGCTGGCAAGCTAGTGATGCAATAATcgaaaaaatcatcaagtattgcaataatttagaattcataaatattaatgaattagaTACTGaatctattataaaattaacgaaattagaaaatttcaaTCATTTAGATTTTTGTTCGAAAAATGATATCAATAAAGAAGTAATGGttccaattttaaataattgtaaaaaacttaaacatcTGGGAATTTACGGGGGTGGTAGAAGGGAGgcatcaatttttaatgatttaccAAAACTGCAATATATtgaaaagttaaatttaaactttatttactATCTTGAATATAGTGCTATGTTTGCTATTGCTAAAAATTGTAAGCTCTTGAAAAGTTTGAATCTTCGAGGGTGTAACATCACTTCAAGTGCTTATATTGCTTTAACGAGATTGAAACATTTAAAAGAACTAAGCATTGAAGCGAATGAGAATGTTAAagacaattttattgtcaaattaaGAGGAATAAAAAGTTTAGATTGTAATGATTGCAACAAACTTACTGATGCTGGTGTCAttcaattcataaaaaataatccagatcttgAATTTCTTAATATCAGGTTTAATACAAAACTTACAATTGACACGATTGTTGCTGCAGATGAGGTAtctaaaaatcgtacaaatgatACTTTTTTATCTATAGAATCTGATAGAGATCTTGCAGAAGCTTGCattaaatctcaatggttaATTTATcgttattaa
- the LOC122848152 gene encoding dynein regulatory complex subunit 6-like, translating into MSRAKRIRIEEDQQVSADDVEEKMDLINSLDNDSLAQIFMLLPISERITMSEVCSKWKEACQLAWHDIKKYKCSDAIVRGYEKCILTQSYVEEVLFNCGIYLKELILSKVCNSSILPIVAEHCKNLTTLEFEIIGVHTYHTDHFVEAFTQLEQLKVVKIHIFGDAFQFQILNSLPRDINEIHLFFGPRKQAKALGMDPEPSCTILSACEVDPVSPSLFSLERFTNLRSLTIRSYDITDIIQEISKKTTLVYLDLQECETKNEIFTFNQLSNLEHLNIKDVLFKNSQSQNSPNLLSGIFNACKNLKHLDAPGFLVDLAKIEMGNWVNLRNLVYLNICWRASDAIIKKIIKYCNNLEFINADTLNGESTVKLTKLENFKYLDFDWSNNINKEEMVAILNNCKKIKRLVIFGGDRVEASIYNDLSKLQYIENLNLSFCDKVGDSAIIAIAKNCKLLKSLNIAVCPSITSTAFIALTSLKNLKELDVAVNDNVEDNFIVKLRGIKSLSCSDCGELTDAGVIQFIKNNPDLEFLDIWDTQITTDTIIAAEEVSKNRTNDTFLSIRTNDPDLKRALIKSQWLTLD; encoded by the exons ATGAGTCGTGCAAAGAGAATACGTATTGAGGAAGATCAACAAGTCTCTGCAGATGATGTTGAGGAGAAAATGGATCTCATCAACTCTCTTGATAATGATTCATTAGCACAAATATTCATGCTGCTGCCAATATCGGAGAGAATAACTATGAGTGAAG TTTGTtccaaatggaaagaggcctGTCAACTAGCTTGgcatgacattaaaaaatacaaatgtagtGATGCAATTGTTCGTGGttatgaaaaatgtattttaacacAATCATACGTAGAAGAAGTATTATTCAATtgtggtatttatttaaaagaattgatTCTTTCAAAAGTTTGTAACTCAAGTATCCTGCCAATAGTTGCTGAACACTGCAAGAATTTAACAACACTTGAATTTGAAATTATCGGCGTTCATACTTATCATACTGATCACTTTGTTGAAGCATTCACACAGTTGGAGCAATTAAAAGTcgttaaaatacatatatttggAGATGcatttcaatttcaaatacTGAATAGTCTTCCAAgagatataaatgaaattcatttattttttggaccTCGTAAACAGGCAAAAGCGTTGGGTATGGACCCAGAACCATCGTGTACG ATATTATCTGCATGTGAAGTGGACCCAGTCTCACCATCACTTTTC TCGTTGGAAAGATTTACCAATCTTCGTAGTTTGACAATACGTTCTTACGATATCACCGACATTATCcaagaaatatcaaaaaaaacaacacttgttTATCTCGATCTTCAAGAATGTGAGACTAAAAATGagatttttacattcaatCAACTTTCAAACTTGGAACATCTCAACATTAAGGACGTGTTATTCAAGAATAGTCAATCGCAAAATAGTCCAAATCTACTCAGTGGTATTTTTAATGCATGCAAAAATCTCAAACATCTTGATGCACCAGGTTTTCTTGTTGATCTGGCTAAAATTGAAATGGGAAACTGGGTAAACTTGAGAAACTTGGTATATCTAAATATTTGCTGGCGAGCTAGTGatgcaataattaaaaaaatcatcaagtattGCAATAATTTAGAATTTATAAATGCTGATACATTAAATGGTGAATCTactgttaaattaacaaaattagaaaACTTCAAGTATTTAGATTTTGATTGgtcaaataatatcaataaagaAGAAATGgttgcaattttaaataattgtaaaaaaattaaacgttTGGTTATTTTCGGGGGTGATAGAGTGGAGGcatcaatttataatgatttatcaaaattgcaatatattgaaaatttaaatttgtcattttgtgACAAAGTTGGAGATAGTGctattattgctattgctaaAAATTGTAAGCtcttaaaaagtttaaatattgcAGTCTGTCCTTCCATCACTTCAACTGCTTTTATTGCTTTAacgagtttaaaaaatttaaaagaactcGATGTTGCAGTAAATGATAATGTCGAAGACAATTTCATTGTCAAATTAAGAGGAATAAAAAGTTTGAGTTGTTCTGATTGCGGCGAACTTACTGATGCTGGtgtcattcaatttataaaaaataatccagatcttgAATTTCTTGATATCTGGGACACACAAATTACAACTGACACAATTATTGCTGCAGAAGAGGTAtctaaaaatcgtacaaatgatACTTTTCTATCTATCAGAACTAATGATCCAGATCTTAAAAGAGCTCTCATCAAATCTCAATGGTTAACTCTTGATTAG
- the LOC122848156 gene encoding retinol dehydrogenase 11-like isoform X1, which yields MWPFSRICQSKKRLVGKTVVITGANTGIGKETARDLYRRGARVILACRDIVKANQAVEDIKIKPPSKPDREQFNGEPGELVICKLNLASLASVRECAKTINETESNINILINNAGVMMCPFLKTEDGYEMQLQTNHLGHFLFTLLLLPKIQKSTPARIINVSSLAHSTLGGDIHFDDINLEKSYSPLKSYGQSKLANILFTKELANRLKAANIEGITTYSLHPGVIATELGRHLDSAFIPGARFVWSYIASPFIKTPELGAQTTIHCATDEAAGNETGLYYKECGVTTPSAKARDPERAKKFWDLSLKMTGLEQKENIKELLETINNNQITTK from the exons atgtggCCGTTCAGTCGTATTTGCCAGAGTAAAAAACGTCTTGTTGGCAAAACTGTTGTTATTACTGGAGCCAACACTGGAATTGGAAAAGAAACAGCGAGAGATCTTTATCGAagag gaGCAAGAGTTATTCTGGCATGTAGAGATATTGTCAAGGCTAATCAAGCTGTTgaagatattaaaataaaacctcCATCAAA ACCAGATCGTGAACAATTTAATGGTGAACCAGGTGAATTGgtaatatgtaaattaaatcttGCAAGTTTAGCAAGTGTTCGTGAATGTgcaaaaacaataaatgaaaCTGAATCAAACATAAATATTCTCATAAACAATGCTGGTGTTATGATGTgtccatttttaaaaactgaAGATGGATATGAAATGCAGCTTCAGACAAATcatcttggacattttttatttacactatTATTATTGCCAAAAATTCAGAAATCAACACCAGCAAGAATCATCAATGTATCATCACTTGCCCATTcta CTTTAGGTGGTGACATACATTTCGATGATATTAATCTTGAAAAATCATACTCACCACTAAAATCATATGGACAAAGTAAATtggcaaatattttatttaccaaaGAACTTGCTAATCGTCTAAAAg ctGCAAATATTGAAGGAATAACAACGTATTCATTACATCCTGGTGTTATTGCAACAGAACTTGGTCGTCATCTTGATTCAGCATTTATTCCAGGTGCTAGATTTGTTTGGAGCTATATTGCAAGTCCATTTATAAAAACACCAGAACTTGGTGCACAAACAACAATTCATTGTGCAACTGATGAAGCTGCTGGTAATGAAACTGGTCTCTACTACAA aGAGTGTGGTGTGACAACACCATCAGCAAAAGCACGAGATCCAGAAAGAGCTAAAAAATTTTGGGATCTTAGTCTCAAGATGACTGGCTTGgagcaaaaagaaaatatcaaagaattgttggaaacaattaacaataatcaaataacaacaaaataa
- the LOC122848156 gene encoding retinol dehydrogenase 11-like isoform X2: MWPFSRICQSKKRLVGKTVVITGANTGIGKETARDLYRRGARVILACRDIVKANQAVEDIKIKPPSKPDREQFNGEPGELVICKLNLASLASVRECAKTINETESNINILINNAGVMMCPFLKTEDGYEMQLQTNHLGHFLFTLLLLPKIQKSTPARIINVSSLAHSSGDIHFDDINLEKSYSPLKSYGQSKLANILFTKELANRLKAANIEGITTYSLHPGVIATELGRHLDSAFIPGARFVWSYIASPFIKTPELGAQTTIHCATDEAAGNETGLYYKECGVTTPSAKARDPERAKKFWDLSLKMTGLEQKENIKELLETINNNQITTK; this comes from the exons atgtggCCGTTCAGTCGTATTTGCCAGAGTAAAAAACGTCTTGTTGGCAAAACTGTTGTTATTACTGGAGCCAACACTGGAATTGGAAAAGAAACAGCGAGAGATCTTTATCGAagag gaGCAAGAGTTATTCTGGCATGTAGAGATATTGTCAAGGCTAATCAAGCTGTTgaagatattaaaataaaacctcCATCAAA ACCAGATCGTGAACAATTTAATGGTGAACCAGGTGAATTGgtaatatgtaaattaaatcttGCAAGTTTAGCAAGTGTTCGTGAATGTgcaaaaacaataaatgaaaCTGAATCAAACATAAATATTCTCATAAACAATGCTGGTGTTATGATGTgtccatttttaaaaactgaAGATGGATATGAAATGCAGCTTCAGACAAATcatcttggacattttttatttacactatTATTATTGCCAAAAATTCAGAAATCAACACCAGCAAGAATCATCAATGTATCATCACTTGCCCATTcta GTGGTGACATACATTTCGATGATATTAATCTTGAAAAATCATACTCACCACTAAAATCATATGGACAAAGTAAATtggcaaatattttatttaccaaaGAACTTGCTAATCGTCTAAAAg ctGCAAATATTGAAGGAATAACAACGTATTCATTACATCCTGGTGTTATTGCAACAGAACTTGGTCGTCATCTTGATTCAGCATTTATTCCAGGTGCTAGATTTGTTTGGAGCTATATTGCAAGTCCATTTATAAAAACACCAGAACTTGGTGCACAAACAACAATTCATTGTGCAACTGATGAAGCTGCTGGTAATGAAACTGGTCTCTACTACAA aGAGTGTGGTGTGACAACACCATCAGCAAAAGCACGAGATCCAGAAAGAGCTAAAAAATTTTGGGATCTTAGTCTCAAGATGACTGGCTTGgagcaaaaagaaaatatcaaagaattgttggaaacaattaacaataatcaaataacaacaaaataa